The Maridesulfovibrio frigidus DSM 17176 genome has a segment encoding these proteins:
- a CDS encoding RHS repeat-associated core domain-containing protein codes for MLTQSPAPKKCGAYYLGHRDYDPTIGRFITPDPIGLAGGS; via the coding sequence ATTCTAACACAAAGCCCCGCACCCAAAAAGTGCGGGGCTTACTATTTGGGACACCGCGACTACGACCCCACCATCGGCAGATTCATAACTCCCGACCCTATCGGTTTAGCTGGCGGGTCCTAG
- a CDS encoding polymorphic toxin type 44 domain-containing protein has translation MEGLTSSTQRTLKLSSTERNRRDAQIRKIKNDTDTEFHKYEGIPVGPDGVSVDKNIQEAEEFAESVKDDKLGSIKKLRYIYDKYGSGKEKDYKRQGRENERFGNFNFGAAARALGLSEEEIMQGAGAYQVISGTSKIDWRNSNFDDPKDQYDLKKGSKYYEQLKKHKKQTD, from the coding sequence ATGGAAGGATTAACTTCATCCACTCAGCGAACATTAAAACTTAGTTCTACTGAGAGGAATAGGCGCGATGCGCAAATAAGAAAGATTAAAAACGACACTGATACTGAATTCCATAAATACGAAGGAATTCCTGTTGGACCAGATGGCGTGAGTGTAGACAAGAACATTCAAGAGGCAGAAGAATTTGCTGAATCAGTAAAGGATGACAAATTAGGTTCAATAAAGAAATTACGGTACATTTATGATAAATACGGATCTGGGAAAGAAAAAGATTATAAAAGACAAGGCCGTGAAAATGAAAGATTTGGCAATTTTAACTTTGGAGCTGCAGCTAGAGCATTGGGCCTTTCAGAAGAGGAAATAATGCAAGGTGCTGGTGCTTACCAAGTTATAAGTGGAACATCGAAAATTGACTGGAGAAATTCAAACTTTGATGACCCAAAAGACCAATACGATCTTAAAAAAGGCTCAAAATACTATGAACAACTTAAAAAGCATAAGAAACAAACTGACTAG